The Bacillota bacterium genome includes a region encoding these proteins:
- a CDS encoding DUF2085 domain-containing protein has product MARAWTKVALVSCHRRPDRSFSYRGRQYSVCARCTGILVGYLAYPLLLLNIVEIGFIASLVLQLPALADGGTQYRGWRTSNNPLRVVTGVLSGVGQAGLVVLIGRYLAQLVVSLW; this is encoded by the coding sequence ATGGCAAGAGCATGGACAAAAGTAGCCTTAGTATCGTGCCATCGGCGACCAGATCGCTCGTTCTCGTACCGGGGCAGGCAATACTCCGTTTGTGCAAGGTGCACCGGCATCCTCGTGGGATACTTAGCTTATCCCTTATTGTTGCTTAACATCGTCGAAATCGGGTTTATCGCCAGCCTAGTGCTCCAATTACCCGCCCTTGCTGATGGTGGCACGCAGTATCGGGGATGGCGTACGAGCAACAATCCTTTGCGGGTTGTAACGGGTGTATTGTCCGGCGTGGGCCAAGCTGGATTAGTAGTACTGATCGGCCGTTACCTAGCCCAACTGGTTGTTTCGTTATGGTGA
- a CDS encoding DUF418 domain-containing protein, with the protein MLSGTAAVFLREVSTLFISLFYVTGIILLWHRGALSWLFYGHGLGLMGMSIVYMPLMTIGIYTSQIIYSIWWLARYSQGPAEWVWRRLTYGPQGIRSEQTSAGV; encoded by the coding sequence GTGCTGAGCGGAACGGCCGCCGTCTTTTTGCGTGAAGTGAGCACGCTGTTTATCTCGCTGTTCTACGTAACAGGTATTATACTGCTGTGGCATAGAGGAGCACTGTCCTGGCTGTTCTATGGCCATGGCTTGGGGCTAATGGGCATGAGCATCGTCTACATGCCCTTAATGACCATCGGCATATACACCTCCCAGATTATTTATAGTATCTGGTGGTTGGCGCGTTACAGCCAAGGCCCCGCCGAGTGGGTGTGGCGACGTCTGACTTATGGGCCGCAAGGGATACGTAGCGAGCAGACATCTGCGGGCGTTTAA
- a CDS encoding ABC transporter permease codes for MWLMAVFTFKEAMRKRVVLVAVLLTLAFLILYGTGLHFTLGMDVRIADPAAANVFKLLEALTVFSMGIYLASFLVAGLAILAAVGSIAGEIENGTLYPLAARPLTRRDLLLGKYFGLAAMLVTYSALFFLALVGLVYWQTGLLLPGRWVALALFALKPLVLLSVTMLGTTKLPTLGNGVLAFGLYALSVLGGMIEQIGVMLGSTAAVYIGVVTSLILPADAVYRRVVATVVDSLAQGTSPDMVFFNPAHVLGPFGSHSTPSDWMLLYTAGYIVVMLVAAVHVFDRRDV; via the coding sequence ATGTGGTTGATGGCCGTTTTTACCTTTAAGGAAGCTATGCGCAAGCGAGTGGTCTTAGTCGCAGTGCTTCTCACCTTGGCCTTCCTCATCCTGTACGGTACGGGGCTGCACTTCACGTTGGGGATGGATGTCAGGATTGCCGATCCTGCCGCCGCCAATGTCTTTAAGCTTCTAGAGGCGCTTACCGTGTTTAGCATGGGTATTTACCTTGCCAGCTTCTTGGTGGCGGGTCTAGCCATTCTAGCCGCCGTAGGTAGTATTGCTGGGGAAATTGAGAACGGCACTCTTTACCCGCTGGCGGCTCGGCCCCTTACCCGCCGCGACCTGCTGCTTGGTAAGTACTTCGGCTTGGCAGCCATGCTGGTCACTTACTCCGCCCTCTTCTTCCTTGCGCTCGTCGGCCTTGTGTACTGGCAGACGGGCCTGCTCCTGCCGGGCCGTTGGGTAGCACTCGCCTTGTTTGCCTTAAAGCCCCTAGTGCTTTTGTCCGTTACCATGCTCGGGACCACTAAGTTGCCTACCTTGGGCAATGGCGTCTTGGCGTTTGGGCTTTACGCGCTGTCCGTCTTGGGCGGCATGATCGAACAAATCGGAGTAATGCTAGGCAGCACCGCCGCCGTCTATATCGGTGTCGTTACCAGTCTTATACTGCCAGCAGATGCGGTGTACCGGCGGGTAGTGGCTACAGTGGTCGACAGCCTGGCACAAGGCACCTCTCCTGATATGGTTTTCTTTAACCCCGCCCATGTCCTTGGCCCATTTGGCAGTCACTCTACCCCGAGCGACTGGATGCTGCTGTACACCGCGGGGTATATAGTTGTCATGCTTGTGGCTGCAGTCCACGTTTTCGACCGCCGGGATGTATGA
- a CDS encoding ABC transporter ATP-binding protein, protein MTTIAVKNLSKRFGAIRAVDDVSLTLETGKIYGLLGRNGAGKTTLLNLMTKKLLPDCGEVAVGGRNIALHDAVLSQVYHMTDKNYFPSGLQVRTLFRWCQTFYPQFDLTYAESLAAKFALAQHSIPKQLSTGYSTILRAIMALASNAPVVLFDEPVLGLDAVHRDLLYRELIANYSQKPKTIVISTHLIDEVAEVLEDVIVLREGRIALQQPVEDLLEGVYAVAGATDKVNAFIAERTVIGSETLGGTRSAMVMSRLTSADRQAGEQLNLEFTRVTLQRVFIALTNQQGVLP, encoded by the coding sequence TTGACCACCATTGCCGTTAAAAATCTCTCCAAGCGCTTTGGCGCTATTCGCGCGGTCGATGACGTGAGCCTAACGCTTGAGACTGGCAAAATCTACGGTCTCCTGGGTCGTAACGGGGCAGGCAAAACAACTTTACTTAACCTGATGACAAAAAAACTCTTGCCTGATTGCGGCGAGGTCGCTGTCGGTGGACGCAATATCGCACTCCATGACGCAGTGCTTAGCCAAGTCTACCATATGACCGATAAGAACTACTTCCCGTCAGGTCTACAGGTGCGAACGTTGTTTCGCTGGTGTCAAACCTTTTATCCCCAGTTCGACCTTACCTACGCTGAATCATTGGCGGCTAAGTTTGCACTGGCGCAGCATAGCATTCCAAAACAGTTATCCACTGGCTACAGCACCATCCTTAGGGCAATCATGGCCCTTGCCTCGAACGCTCCCGTAGTGTTGTTTGACGAGCCCGTACTAGGCCTTGATGCCGTACATCGCGATTTGCTGTACCGCGAGCTCATTGCTAACTATAGTCAAAAGCCGAAGACAATCGTAATTTCCACCCATCTTATTGACGAAGTCGCTGAAGTTCTTGAAGACGTCATTGTGCTCAGAGAGGGGCGCATTGCTCTGCAACAGCCGGTTGAGGACTTACTTGAGGGAGTATACGCTGTTGCAGGCGCCACAGACAAGGTCAACGCGTTTATTGCGGAGCGCACCGTTATCGGCAGCGAAACATTAGGCGGCACCAGGTCAGCTATGGTTATGTCGCGACTTACGTCGGCTGACAGACAAGCGGGAGAGCAGTTAAACTTAGAGTTCACTCGTGTTACTCTGCAGCGGGTATTTATAGCTTTGACTAATCAGCAGGGGGTGCTACCATGA
- a CDS encoding GntR family transcriptional regulator has translation MLIDFRVDRPIFLQLAEAIEDDVLDGRYAEDGQIVSTTDLAVTLRINPATANKAISCLVDEGVIYKRRGVGMFVAQGARDRILKKRRERFRKDFVDPMLHEAAKLGIAEEHIITMIKERGRVT, from the coding sequence GTGTTGATTGACTTTAGGGTTGACAGGCCAATTTTTCTTCAGCTTGCTGAAGCAATTGAAGACGATGTTCTAGATGGCAGGTATGCCGAAGACGGCCAGATTGTTTCTACTACCGACTTGGCGGTGACGCTGCGCATTAACCCTGCTACCGCCAACAAGGCCATCAGCTGTTTAGTGGATGAGGGAGTCATCTATAAGCGGCGTGGCGTCGGCATGTTCGTGGCGCAGGGCGCAAGGGATAGGATTCTGAAGAAGCGGCGCGAACGCTTTCGGAAGGATTTTGTTGATCCGATGCTGCATGAGGCGGCAAAACTTGGCATCGCAGAAGAACACATTATCACCATGATTAAAGAAAGGGGTAGAGTGACTTGA
- a CDS encoding RNA polymerase sigma factor SigX, with translation MYQNYHVLVYQRLYYLLGEREAAQELTQEVFLKLYRSPPRDQSALGGWLLRVAANLGYNYLRGETRRRRREEVQCREEADVISLDEAVIRDQEAKRVHRCLAKLEPRDRMCLLLRNAGHSYTEIAVVIETEKGSVGTILARARQRFRDLYSELEGRDDHVSGRRNSASLP, from the coding sequence TTGTATCAGAACTATCATGTGCTGGTGTATCAACGTTTGTACTACCTGCTGGGAGAGCGGGAGGCGGCGCAGGAACTGACCCAAGAGGTTTTTCTTAAGCTGTACCGTAGCCCGCCCCGTGACCAAAGCGCCTTGGGCGGCTGGTTGCTCAGGGTGGCGGCTAACTTGGGGTACAACTACCTACGCGGGGAGACTCGGCGTCGTCGCCGCGAGGAGGTACAGTGCCGCGAGGAAGCCGATGTAATCTCCTTGGATGAAGCGGTGATCCGCGATCAAGAAGCGAAGCGAGTGCATCGCTGCTTGGCGAAATTAGAACCGCGCGACCGCATGTGCCTGTTACTAAGAAACGCCGGACACAGCTATACGGAGATTGCCGTAGTCATCGAAACGGAAAAGGGTTCGGTGGGCACCATTCTTGCTCGGGCTCGGCAACGCTTTCGCGATCTGTACAGCGAACTAGAAGGGAGGGATGACCATGTGTCTGGAAGAAGGAATTCTGCAAGCCTACCTTGA
- a CDS encoding DUF418 domain-containing protein yields MVGPVAVKERIAVLDIIRGFALLGVLLVNMVMINQLLMEFNTDMDVLFQPALLVAGPASITAWIVQVLFLGKFYTIFAFLFGLGFHLFLSRGEGQTATNRRLLVSRLAVLFGIGVLHIIFVWWGDVLASYALIGFLLLLFRETKLPRLRAWAVGLMLLSFVIVAGSIYLIFALPTFANATLDGLAPADVAAMEAAFEARLNEIRTVYTQGSYWQVVSYRLRNEFPLVLINAIVMIPRILGLFLIGLYVGKLGVFQRIKEHLPQIRKAMYVGGVVGAVLSVAHVGLQLGWAEAFLTPVLSGTAAVFLREVSTPFISLFYVTGIILLWHRGALSWLFAGFAALGRMALTNYLVQCIALAWLFYGHGLGLMGISIVYMPLMTIGIYTSQIIYSRWWLARYSQGPAEWVWRRLTYGPQGVRSEQTSAGV; encoded by the coding sequence ATGGTAGGACCAGTAGCTGTCAAGGAAAGGATTGCGGTATTAGACATTATTCGGGGGTTTGCTCTGCTTGGTGTTTTGCTCGTGAACATGGTCATGATTAACCAGTTGCTGATGGAGTTTAATACGGACATGGATGTGCTCTTTCAGCCAGCGCTACTCGTCGCAGGCCCTGCGAGCATCACCGCGTGGATAGTACAAGTGCTCTTCTTGGGCAAATTCTACACCATCTTTGCTTTTCTCTTTGGTTTAGGGTTTCACTTGTTCTTAAGCCGTGGCGAAGGGCAAACCGCAACTAATCGCCGGTTGTTGGTGTCTCGCCTCGCGGTGTTGTTTGGTATCGGCGTGCTGCATATTATCTTTGTGTGGTGGGGCGATGTGCTAGCCAGCTATGCGCTTATCGGTTTTTTGCTGCTACTCTTTAGAGAAACAAAGTTACCTCGCCTACGTGCTTGGGCGGTGGGCTTAATGCTCTTGTCATTTGTCATCGTCGCGGGTTCCATTTACTTAATTTTTGCGCTGCCCACGTTCGCGAACGCCACCTTAGATGGTCTAGCGCCTGCCGATGTCGCGGCCATGGAAGCCGCGTTCGAGGCTAGATTGAATGAAATACGCACTGTGTATACGCAGGGTTCGTACTGGCAGGTAGTAAGCTATCGCCTGCGTAACGAGTTCCCCCTAGTTCTGATAAACGCCATTGTCATGATCCCGCGCATACTAGGACTCTTCCTCATCGGTCTATACGTCGGCAAGCTTGGCGTTTTTCAGCGCATAAAGGAGCATCTGCCGCAGATACGCAAAGCCATGTACGTAGGCGGTGTCGTCGGTGCTGTACTGTCGGTGGCCCATGTTGGCCTGCAGTTAGGTTGGGCGGAGGCCTTTCTAACCCCTGTGCTGAGCGGAACGGCCGCCGTCTTTTTGCGTGAAGTGAGCACGCCGTTTATCTCGCTGTTCTACGTAACAGGTATTATACTGCTGTGGCATAGAGGAGCACTGTCCTGGCTGTTTGCAGGCTTCGCGGCTCTCGGGCGTATGGCACTTACTAACTACTTAGTGCAGTGCATAGCCTTGGCTTGGCTGTTCTATGGCCATGGCTTAGGGCTAATGGGCATCAGCATCGTCTACATGCCTTTAATGACCATCGGCATATACACCTCCCAGATTATTTATAGTCGCTGGTGGTTGGCGCGTTACAGCCAAGGCCCCGCCGAGTGGGTGTGGCGCCGTTTGACATACGGGCCGCAAGGGGTACGTAGCGAGCAGACATCTGCGGGCGTTTAG
- a CDS encoding response regulator transcription factor, translating to MNIKLPRTIAISTRRKKGAVVAISRILVCDDDREIVDAIRIYLRHENYDVVCAYNGQDALCILEQENIQLVILDVMMPYLDGIRAIVKLREKHNLPVIFLSAKSEDSDKVLGLNFGADDYVTKPFNPLELLARVRAQLRRFTSLGSEVCGRSVWQTGGLTVDDERKEVMVDGEVIKLTPVEYKILKYLCENAGRVFTIEQIYEAAWNEVPLNVANTVAVHIRRIREKIEINPKEPKFLKVVWGIGYKVEKY from the coding sequence ATGAACATTAAGTTGCCGCGCACAATTGCCATTTCCACTCGGAGAAAGAAAGGAGCAGTGGTAGCCATTTCGCGCATACTGGTGTGCGATGACGACCGGGAGATAGTTGACGCCATACGGATCTACTTGCGTCACGAAAACTACGATGTGGTTTGCGCCTACAACGGTCAGGACGCTTTGTGTATCCTCGAACAAGAGAACATTCAGCTCGTAATTCTTGATGTCATGATGCCCTACCTAGATGGTATCAGAGCCATAGTGAAACTACGCGAGAAGCACAACCTGCCGGTAATCTTTCTCTCCGCTAAATCGGAGGACAGCGACAAAGTTTTGGGACTGAACTTTGGGGCAGATGATTACGTCACTAAACCATTTAACCCGCTCGAGCTTTTAGCTCGCGTCCGCGCGCAACTGAGACGGTTTACTTCGCTCGGGAGTGAAGTGTGCGGGCGCAGCGTTTGGCAGACCGGCGGGTTAACGGTAGATGACGAGCGCAAAGAAGTTATGGTAGACGGTGAGGTTATCAAGCTCACTCCGGTGGAGTACAAAATACTCAAGTATCTTTGCGAGAATGCGGGCCGCGTCTTTACAATCGAACAAATATACGAAGCGGCGTGGAATGAGGTGCCGCTAAATGTCGCCAATACTGTGGCGGTGCACATTCGCCGCATCCGCGAGAAGATAGAGATTAACCCGAAAGAGCCAAAATTCCTGAAGGTGGTGTGGGGCATTGGATACAAAGTTGAAAAATATTAG
- a CDS encoding sensor histidine kinase encodes MVGEDFDLVRDSPEFEHSLRAQNISQSALSWARHLHYTAVDPDSARHDAYKEKLAHPHPFYYYVKEGVSAATTNVIVTLDVVTFFRDLPLTDFVTDDKTGLIAYIGLAEPAFRGLAEVYYAERARALVAFYYVLGGLLLSLFGVALSVVTVWRTTDTAPVRKLLWEYIPLDLAFAGLVGLSPFGIRVMLDSRRLYLDVLTAEPLVVGLSTAVALTLLGLLWVNMAAKRLKRGEFWRHTLLGALILGALRLAPTVVSHRQGVLFCAYAVASIFLVLTFVFVGEAYSLFASLIVLAALVALNAAASLYVVNHAKEIQSIANGAETIRRGETTHRIPAKRHKDLNAIAEHINDIAEGLERAVSSRVKAERMKVELITNVSHDLKTPLTSLIAYIDLLKKEGLSAESAPKYLEVLEQKSERLKTLTDDLFEAVKAASGNVLVNWEVIHVPSLLAQGLGELSDRISAKQLDFRVNTREEQLQVRADGKLLWRAIENVLTNVLKYAVPASRVYVDAVAAGDDVLLTIKNMSALPLNTPPEELMERFVRGDEARSSEGSGLGLSIAKSLLELQQGTLAIEIDGDLFKVIMKLPRLY; translated from the coding sequence ATGGTGGGGGAAGATTTTGACTTAGTGCGTGACTCGCCTGAGTTTGAGCACAGTCTTCGCGCACAGAACATAAGCCAGAGCGCGCTATCGTGGGCTAGGCATCTCCACTATACCGCTGTCGACCCCGACTCTGCGCGGCACGACGCCTACAAAGAAAAATTGGCACACCCGCACCCGTTCTACTACTATGTCAAGGAAGGGGTCAGTGCCGCGACTACGAACGTTATCGTCACTCTGGACGTGGTAACGTTTTTCCGTGATCTGCCGTTAACCGACTTCGTAACAGACGACAAAACGGGCCTGATTGCCTACATTGGCTTGGCAGAGCCAGCCTTTCGGGGTTTGGCGGAGGTGTATTATGCGGAACGTGCTAGGGCCCTAGTGGCGTTTTACTATGTACTGGGGGGGTTACTCTTATCGCTGTTCGGCGTCGCGCTGTCTGTAGTGACTGTATGGCGCACCACAGACACCGCGCCCGTACGTAAGTTGCTTTGGGAGTACATCCCGCTCGATCTAGCTTTTGCTGGCTTGGTGGGACTAAGCCCCTTCGGCATTCGGGTGATGCTTGACTCGCGGAGATTATACCTAGATGTTCTAACGGCTGAGCCATTAGTTGTCGGCCTATCTACAGCCGTAGCCCTAACCTTGCTCGGTCTTCTGTGGGTAAACATGGCAGCGAAACGTTTGAAGCGTGGTGAGTTCTGGCGACATACGTTGCTCGGCGCCCTAATCTTGGGGGCATTGCGACTTGCGCCAACTGTGGTATCGCACCGACAGGGAGTCCTTTTCTGCGCCTACGCGGTTGCTTCCATATTTTTGGTGCTCACGTTCGTATTCGTTGGGGAGGCCTATTCCCTGTTCGCGTCGCTGATTGTGCTCGCTGCATTGGTGGCTCTCAATGCTGCCGCCTCGCTGTATGTGGTTAACCACGCCAAGGAGATCCAGAGCATAGCCAACGGTGCGGAAACCATCCGACGAGGTGAAACAACGCACCGCATACCAGCAAAACGGCACAAGGATCTTAACGCCATCGCCGAGCACATCAACGATATCGCCGAGGGACTAGAGCGTGCGGTATCTAGCCGGGTCAAAGCCGAACGAATGAAAGTAGAACTGATTACTAATGTTTCGCATGACTTAAAGACGCCGCTCACTTCACTAATCGCCTACATTGACCTTCTCAAGAAGGAGGGCCTGAGCGCTGAGAGCGCGCCAAAGTATCTGGAAGTACTCGAACAAAAGTCAGAACGGCTCAAGACCCTGACCGACGACCTCTTTGAAGCCGTCAAAGCTGCGAGCGGCAATGTGCTGGTAAACTGGGAGGTAATCCACGTACCGTCACTTCTAGCGCAAGGGCTAGGTGAGTTGTCCGATCGCATTAGTGCCAAGCAGTTAGACTTTCGCGTAAACACTAGAGAGGAGCAGTTGCAGGTCCGTGCTGACGGCAAACTGCTGTGGCGCGCCATCGAGAATGTGCTGACCAATGTTCTAAAGTATGCGGTGCCGGCGTCGAGAGTCTATGTGGATGCGGTAGCCGCAGGAGATGATGTTTTGTTAACCATTAAAAACATGTCGGCTTTACCTTTAAACACTCCGCCCGAGGAGTTGATGGAGCGTTTTGTACGGGGGGATGAGGCTCGAAGCAGTGAAGGTTCGGGGTTAGGGCTGTCTATCGCCAAGAGCCTGCTAGAGCTGCAGCAGGGGACACTTGCCATCGAAATCGACGGGGATTTGTTTAAGGTCATCATGAAACTGCCGCGGCTGTACTAA
- a CDS encoding zf-HC2 domain-containing protein gives MCLEEGILQAYLDAELDVEMAGEVASHLAGCAACRESLRSLAELADRTAASLTSYMQATAAISRPEHVIHMSHLRQARESKATNRGLVNMLQRHKWLATVAISVLALALILSTTPGRTLAAQFLNVFRMERIQIIAITPEDMAALGRLLDNYPGGNGEVDIMNFGRVRVEDPADAARVVTADPTEVEELSGVKLNLPATLAGQARTEIIVERAPTITFTPDVANLNNYLRRNSALLLPEALAGHSIVFSIPPLVRAQYGPTGQGFAIYAARDLTIEAPPGVDLAYLRSALMRVPFLPENFRRQLADIHDWRQTLPIPNLPGMTETTVNGNPGVYFVNEIDRTVVLAWRESGSWRAISGLPLEAALSIASEVR, from the coding sequence ATGTGTCTGGAAGAAGGAATTCTGCAAGCCTACCTTGACGCCGAATTGGACGTGGAGATGGCAGGAGAAGTGGCCTCTCACTTAGCGGGTTGTGCTGCCTGCCGTGAAAGTCTGCGCAGTTTGGCGGAACTTGCCGACCGCACCGCGGCCTCGTTAACGTCGTACATGCAAGCAACCGCAGCAATCAGCCGCCCGGAGCACGTCATCCACATGAGTCACCTACGCCAAGCCCGCGAATCAAAAGCTACGAACAGGGGGTTAGTTAACATGCTACAACGTCACAAATGGCTGGCTACTGTTGCCATTTCGGTCTTAGCGCTTGCACTGATTTTGAGCACAACGCCCGGGCGTACTCTAGCGGCTCAGTTTCTCAACGTCTTCCGCATGGAGAGAATCCAGATCATTGCCATTACCCCTGAGGACATGGCCGCACTCGGGCGACTGCTGGATAACTATCCCGGCGGTAATGGCGAAGTCGATATCATGAATTTCGGCCGGGTGAGGGTCGAGGATCCGGCCGATGCCGCACGGGTAGTCACAGCAGACCCTACAGAAGTCGAAGAATTAAGCGGAGTAAAGCTTAATTTGCCCGCCACCCTCGCCGGTCAGGCGCGAACCGAAATTATTGTGGAGCGCGCCCCGACGATCACCTTTACGCCCGATGTCGCAAACCTCAACAATTACTTGCGCAGAAACAGCGCCTTGCTGCTTCCGGAAGCTCTGGCGGGTCATTCCATCGTCTTTAGCATTCCGCCCTTAGTCCGAGCGCAATACGGCCCAACAGGGCAAGGCTTTGCCATTTACGCCGCCCGCGACCTGACGATAGAGGCTCCGCCGGGGGTTGACTTGGCCTATCTACGCAGCGCGCTCATGCGGGTGCCCTTCCTGCCGGAGAACTTTCGCCGACAACTCGCCGACATCCACGACTGGCGGCAAACTCTACCCATCCCTAATCTACCGGGGATGACAGAAACCACAGTGAACGGGAACCCCGGTGTCTATTTTGTTAATGAGATCGATCGGACGGTTGTTCTCGCTTGGCGTGAGAGCGGCAGCTGGAGGGCCATCAGCGGCCTACCGCTCGAGGCGGCGCTAAGTATTGCGTCGGAGGTCAGGTAG
- a CDS encoding ABC transporter ATP-binding protein: MAIIEVAHLTKVYGQQVACRDICLSVEEGQIFGFLGPNGAGKSTLVKMLVGLVYPTAGTALVAGYAPTDTRSRRQIGFLPENFRLHGWLKGSELVNFHARLAGLDYRSAKRSSQAALELVGLAKEGEKLVANYSKGMQQRLGLAAALVGDPRVVFLDEPTSALDPLGRREVREILLSLKAAGKTVFLNSHLLSEVEQVCDRVSIINRGLVVADGKPHELQAASTAVAIKLSGLPVLLAVELQRDYPRLQIEGDLLTLRAPSPEDIADVVAKLAAQGCRIYEVTPHHNSLEDVYVHLMQEGEKTCG, translated from the coding sequence GTGGCGATTATTGAAGTGGCGCATCTTACCAAGGTCTACGGACAACAAGTAGCCTGCCGAGACATCTGCCTCTCCGTGGAGGAGGGGCAGATCTTCGGCTTCTTAGGCCCAAACGGTGCGGGCAAGAGCACCCTCGTTAAAATGTTGGTAGGTCTCGTCTACCCCACAGCTGGGACGGCACTGGTGGCTGGGTACGCGCCAACAGACACGCGGAGTCGCCGACAAATAGGCTTTTTGCCCGAGAACTTTCGCCTGCACGGCTGGCTAAAAGGGAGCGAACTCGTCAACTTTCATGCTCGTTTGGCAGGACTAGACTATAGATCGGCCAAACGCAGCTCGCAAGCGGCACTAGAATTGGTGGGCTTGGCCAAGGAGGGTGAAAAGCTCGTCGCTAATTACAGCAAGGGAATGCAGCAGCGTCTAGGGCTGGCCGCGGCGCTGGTGGGCGACCCGCGGGTGGTATTTCTAGATGAGCCTACCTCGGCGCTCGATCCTTTGGGGCGTCGCGAAGTACGTGAAATTCTCCTCTCCCTTAAAGCGGCTGGGAAGACCGTGTTCTTGAACAGCCATCTCTTAAGCGAGGTGGAGCAGGTCTGCGACCGCGTGTCGATTATTAACCGTGGCCTAGTGGTCGCCGATGGCAAACCACATGAACTGCAAGCGGCATCGACTGCCGTCGCCATTAAATTAAGTGGTCTACCTGTTTTGCTCGCCGTAGAACTGCAACGGGACTACCCTAGACTGCAAATAGAAGGGGACCTGCTCACGCTCCGCGCGCCAAGTCCTGAGGACATCGCCGATGTCGTGGCCAAACTCGCGGCGCAGGGCTGCCGCATCTACGAAGTGACGCCGCACCACAATTCCCTTGAGGACGTTTATGTCCATTTAATGCAGGAGGGCGAAAAGACATGTGGTTGA